The Lycium barbarum isolate Lr01 chromosome 9, ASM1917538v2, whole genome shotgun sequence genome has a segment encoding these proteins:
- the LOC132611567 gene encoding F-box/FBD/LRR-repeat protein At2g26030-like produces the protein MADILPECLVQNILCYLSFKEAANMSILSKTWLQAWLTLPHLEFTFDYLKGKMKKVDNIMERYRDEKIPIEKFELSYSSVIPLINKWIDIALQNGVKDLVFEAYSYTSYPLPLFKILAARSLRELILRGCNLKHVSLSSGVASCNSLRKLSLSSVSLNENMLQTLLNSCPLIVSFILKYCSGFEKIELLNLQKIKSVSIRPFINQRVKIHAPTIVHLSYCCYSLEKLDVVECQNLKSLDISDVILCNGFLQNLISRSPNLVSLEYKGHHAPEVKITKESSLLKHSKIALQCYNNLNAAWFCKLRKFLSNLTSWCQVSLDFSGRNEINMKDWQLQHGVATPQVDVLNVKISWLNRECPMFVDALLWSCHPRRLNLHSTSEMLTWFINDRLMYLKNLSHSPPHESEPWHSQLKEVKVFDGKNEPLQLRSGKLAIRTLTDWEEVYFLLEW, from the coding sequence ATGGCTGACATATTGCCTGAATGCCTCGTTCAAAATATACTTTGTTATCTTAGTTTTAAAGAAGCAGCCAATATGAGCATTCTATCCAAAACATGGCTACAAGCATGGTTGACTCTTCCTCACTTGGAATTCACCTTTGATTATCTCAAAGGCAAAATGAAAAAAGTCGATAATATCATGGAGAGATATAGGGACGAAAAAATCCCCATAGAAAAGTTTGAATTATCATACTCTAGCGTTATCCCTCTCATTAATAAGTGGATTGACATTGCACTTCAGAATGGTGTAAAAGATCTGGTCTTTGAAGCTTATAGCTATACATCATACCCCTTGCCTTTGTTCAAAATCTTGGCAGCAAGATCTTTAAGAGAATTGATTCTGCGTGGTTGTAATTTGAAGCATGTTTCGTTATCTAGTGGTGTGGCAAGCTGCAATTCATTGAGAAAGCTTTCTCTATCTTCTGTAAGTTTAAACGAAAACATGCTTCAGACTCTACTTAACAGTTGTCCCTTGATTGTCAGTTTCATCCTTAAGTATTGTTCTGGGTTCGAAAAGATTGAGTTATTGAATCTTCAAAAAATCAAGTCAGTTTCCATTAGGCCATTTATAAACCAGCGTGTTAAAATCCACGCACCAACCATTGTACATTTGTCTTATTGTTGTTATTCATTGGAAAAATTGGATGTTGTTGAATGTCAAAATCTAAAATCTTTAGATATATCAGATGTGATTCTATGTAATGGATTTCTCCAGAACCTTATTTCTAGATCTCCAAATTTGGTATCACTAGAGTATAAAGGGCATCATGCTCCTGAGGTCAAAATTACAAAAGAGTCTAGCCTATTGAAGCACTCAAAAATTGCTCTTCAATGCTACAACAATTTAAATGCTGCATGGTTTTGTAAGTTGAGGAAATTTCTCTCAAACTTGACATCTTGGTGTCAAGTTTCTCTTGATTTTTCCGGACGCAATGAGATCAACATGAAAGATTGGCAACTGCAGCACGGAGTTGCTACCCCCCAAGTGGACGTTTTAAATGTAAAAATTTCATGGCTGAATAGGGAGTGCCCAATGTTTGTGGATGCTTTGCTATGGAGTTGTCATCCTAGAAGACTCAACCTACATTCAACAAGTGAAATGTTAACATGGTTCATTAATGATCGATTGATGTATCTGAAGAATTTGAGTCACTCTCCTCCTCACGAAAGCGAGCCTTGGCATAGTCAATTAAAAGAAGTAAAAGTTTTTGATGGAAAAAATGAGCCGCTGCAACTCAGAAGTGGGAAGCTGGCAATAAGGACCCTTACAGATTGGGAGGAAGTTTATTTTTTATTAGAATGGTGA